In the genome of Massilibacillus massiliensis, one region contains:
- a CDS encoding MFS transporter — protein sequence MFTKLQRWTILMIVSSALFLITIDMTVLYTALPRLTHDLSVTASEKLWIINAYSLVMAGLLPAFGTLGDHLGYKRLFVVGLIIFGTASALAAYAPAAYILIAARVLLAIGAAMMMPATLSIIRITFTDDRERSMAIGIWAAIASGGAGIGPLIGGALLEYYWWGSVFLINIPVILVALCLTLPLIPDWRGQTDKKWDWFGSIQIMVGLVTLVYAIKEVGRRNGSFEIAFIAFCIGLVAIIIFVYRQNRHTDPLIDFTLFYNPCFCLGTLTAMVSTFVLTGTELAFTQQFQLVRGLSPLEAGLFTMAFPIAAFFSGLIAGWLLRWVNTLTIQWISLFITGIGLTSFLFAHNAAQGVQVICLVIAGSGIGGAMTAASDAIINNAPISKAGMASSIEEVSYELGSVIGVSILGSISAFIYTSSLQLGNLKVSTVVRDSLDEALIIAEQLPPVAASTLKLAAQAAFNQAFLVVLAVAAGILFLSALIIKIAAHRAKNI from the coding sequence ATGTTCACTAAATTACAACGCTGGACGATTCTTATGATCGTTTCCAGTGCTCTTTTTCTAATTACAATTGATATGACCGTCCTATATACAGCTTTACCGAGATTAACACACGATTTATCCGTTACCGCTTCGGAAAAACTTTGGATTATTAATGCCTATTCGTTAGTTATGGCAGGCTTGCTCCCAGCGTTTGGTACATTAGGTGACCATTTAGGTTATAAACGATTATTTGTCGTCGGTCTTATCATCTTTGGCACAGCCTCAGCTTTAGCGGCCTACGCACCAGCTGCATATATTCTAATTGCCGCCCGCGTTCTACTGGCAATTGGCGCGGCAATGATGATGCCTGCAACACTTTCAATCATTCGAATCACGTTTACTGATGACCGTGAACGCTCCATGGCAATTGGCATCTGGGCAGCAATTGCTTCAGGCGGCGCAGGTATTGGGCCACTCATTGGCGGTGCCTTACTAGAATACTATTGGTGGGGCTCTGTGTTTTTAATTAATATTCCTGTTATCTTGGTTGCTTTATGCCTTACCTTGCCGCTAATTCCTGACTGGCGAGGACAAACCGATAAAAAATGGGACTGGTTTGGCTCTATTCAAATTATGGTTGGCCTGGTTACACTCGTTTATGCTATCAAGGAAGTTGGTCGGCGCAACGGTTCTTTTGAAATAGCTTTCATTGCTTTTTGTATCGGACTCGTAGCTATCATTATTTTTGTTTACCGTCAAAATCGTCATACAGATCCTTTAATTGACTTTACGTTGTTTTACAATCCTTGTTTTTGCTTAGGCACATTGACCGCTATGGTATCAACTTTCGTATTGACTGGTACAGAATTGGCATTTACACAGCAATTTCAACTGGTTCGAGGTCTTTCTCCCTTGGAGGCAGGGTTATTCACGATGGCATTCCCGATTGCCGCCTTCTTTTCCGGATTAATTGCTGGTTGGCTCTTACGGTGGGTCAACACGCTAACTATTCAATGGATTTCACTCTTCATCACAGGAATCGGGTTAACAAGTTTTCTATTTGCGCATAATGCTGCACAAGGTGTGCAAGTCATCTGCTTAGTGATTGCTGGAAGCGGCATAGGCGGAGCAATGACGGCTGCTTCGGATGCAATTATAAACAATGCGCCAATATCAAAAGCAGGCATGGCATCCTCCATTGAGGAAGTTTCTTATGAGCTTGGCAGTGTTATTGGCGTTTCTATCTTGGGCAGTATCTCAGCATTTATTTACACTTCATCCTTACAACTTGGAAATTTGAAAGTTTCTACAGTTGTACGTGATAGCTTAGATGAAGCACTGATCATTGCCGAACAGTTACCGCCGGTTGCAGCTTCTACATTAAAATTAGCAGCACAAGCAGCATTTAATCAGGCTTTTCTAGTAGTACTTGCGGTTGCTGCAGGTATTTTATTTTTAAGTGCTCTTATCATTAAAATTGCCGCCCATCGAGCAAAAAACATCTAG
- a CDS encoding DMT family transporter → MSELNKAYLASLIYACIIGFSFMFVKIALTAATPLDTLAHRFSISFLAILLFFFIRKIQLTIKFRDLLSILPLALFYPALFFSFQAFGLLYTSSSEAGIIQATVPIFTLAFAAYFLKERSTLRQKLFTCLSVAGVIYIFAMKGLAVELTNSKGILLILFSTLSAASYNVLARSLTKRYSLAILTYIMSLLGMLLFNGMAIIQHMFNNTLSQYFTPFTDKNFLIATIYLGLLSSLVTSFLSNYALSKMEASKMSVFNNFATLVTIFAGVFYLGENLEAFHLIGGAIIIIGVIGANLGTPTKKRLP, encoded by the coding sequence TTGTCAGAACTTAACAAAGCATATCTTGCATCCTTGATTTATGCATGCATTATCGGTTTTTCATTTATGTTTGTAAAAATAGCTTTAACCGCAGCAACACCTTTAGATACATTGGCACATCGTTTTAGCATTTCCTTTCTAGCTATTTTACTTTTCTTTTTCATTAGAAAAATCCAACTGACCATTAAATTTAGAGATCTTTTGTCTATACTGCCATTGGCGCTGTTTTATCCAGCTTTATTTTTCTCTTTTCAGGCATTTGGACTGCTTTATACCTCTTCCTCTGAAGCGGGAATTATTCAAGCAACCGTGCCAATCTTCACTTTAGCTTTTGCTGCATATTTTTTAAAAGAACGCTCAACTTTAAGGCAAAAACTATTTACCTGCTTATCCGTTGCCGGCGTTATTTATATCTTCGCAATGAAAGGACTTGCCGTTGAGCTAACCAACAGCAAAGGTATACTGCTTATCCTTTTCTCCACTTTATCAGCTGCTTCTTATAACGTTTTAGCAAGAAGTTTGACAAAACGTTATTCTCTCGCCATTTTGACTTATATTATGTCACTGCTTGGCATGCTGCTCTTCAATGGCATGGCAATCATTCAGCACATGTTCAATAACACTCTTTCACAGTACTTTACACCATTTACTGATAAAAATTTTTTAATCGCTACAATCTATCTTGGTCTTCTTTCCTCACTTGTCACTTCTTTTTTATCCAATTATGCGCTTTCAAAAATGGAAGCCTCCAAGATGAGCGTATTTAATAATTTTGCCACGTTAGTCACAATTTTTGCCGGCGTATTTTATCTCGGCGAAAATTTAGAAGCCTTTCATTTGATCGGTGGGGCCATCATTATTATCGGCGTTATCGGTGCTAACCTCGGAACGCCGACAAAGAAACGTCTTCCGTAA
- a CDS encoding GNAT family N-acetyltransferase, with protein sequence MKIEIKEITKETVESVLRLQVKTTQKNYIESVQQCLTDALTCLHYKPAGLYKDQILIGFAMYGYFPEEGNSGRVWLDRFFIDEKHQGNGIGSSMLKALIQYLIDLYHCNEIFLSVYEENQHAMYLFQKFGFVFNGELDINKEKVMVKTISPVSNKSVNKPQ encoded by the coding sequence ATGAAAATAGAAATCAAAGAAATAACGAAAGAAACAGTCGAAAGTGTTTTACGCTTACAAGTGAAAACAACGCAAAAAAATTATATTGAATCTGTACAGCAATGTTTAACAGACGCATTAACATGCCTACACTATAAACCGGCTGGTCTTTACAAAGATCAGATTCTCATCGGATTTGCTATGTATGGATATTTCCCAGAGGAAGGAAACAGCGGGCGTGTATGGCTAGATCGTTTTTTTATCGATGAAAAACATCAAGGAAATGGCATTGGAAGTTCCATGCTAAAGGCTTTAATTCAATATCTCATCGATTTATATCATTGTAATGAAATCTTTCTAAGCGTATACGAAGAAAATCAACATGCGATGTATTTATTTCAGAAATTTGGTTTCGTTTTTAATGGAGAATTGGACATTAATAAAGAAAAAGTTATGGTAAAAACAATATCCCCAGTTTCGAATAAAAGTGTTAACAAACCGCAATAA
- a CDS encoding anaerobic C4-dicarboxylate transporter family protein — MTSVFWLQLLIVMICIGIGGRYGGVGLGAAGGVGVSVLVLIFGMKPSAPPTSVIFIIIAVISCVSVLQAAGGLDMLVKLAEKALRKKPSAITFLGPIICSIFSIFCGTTYVAFSVYPVVAEVAAEAKIRPERPLSMSVIAAGIAIIVSPMSAATAGMLGILGGAGVTPLKLLSITLPAFFIALICGCFSVYKRGQELEHDPEFKRRVAAGEYESLHHTDTKDNKLTPNAKSGLIIFALGIAGVIFLGSVTSLLPSWDVNGVMQRLSTPMLIQMLMLATACFIILNGKLPADKLAAGSVFRAGLIGVVGVFGVGWMTGTFFDAYKPEFISLFSGMVQTAPLLFGIVLFCFSAVIFSPSVTVASLMPLGLSLGIPPEILIALYPATCGDFIVPGANQISCVSFDRTGTTKIGKFVVNHSYMRPGFVMIITGVAAGYFIVKILY, encoded by the coding sequence ATGACATCCGTCTTTTGGTTGCAACTTTTAATCGTAATGATTTGTATTGGTATAGGTGGAAGATATGGCGGAGTTGGACTTGGAGCCGCTGGTGGCGTAGGAGTGTCCGTATTAGTATTAATATTTGGGATGAAACCATCAGCACCTCCTACGAGTGTTATTTTCATTATTATTGCCGTTATTTCATGTGTGAGTGTATTACAAGCGGCTGGCGGGCTTGATATGCTAGTCAAATTAGCGGAAAAAGCATTGCGGAAAAAACCTAGTGCGATCACTTTTTTGGGACCAATTATTTGTTCAATTTTCAGTATATTCTGTGGAACAACGTATGTAGCATTTTCTGTGTATCCAGTTGTAGCAGAAGTTGCCGCGGAAGCGAAAATTCGTCCTGAAAGACCACTTTCAATGTCTGTAATTGCTGCGGGCATTGCAATAATTGTAAGCCCTATGAGTGCAGCTACAGCAGGTATGTTGGGAATCTTGGGTGGGGCAGGCGTAACGCCTCTTAAGCTTTTAAGCATTACCCTGCCGGCATTTTTTATCGCTCTCATATGTGGATGTTTTTCTGTATATAAAAGAGGACAAGAACTAGAGCATGATCCGGAATTTAAAAGGCGCGTTGCTGCAGGTGAATACGAGTCTCTTCATCACACCGATACAAAAGATAATAAATTGACCCCAAATGCGAAATCAGGTCTTATTATTTTTGCATTAGGTATTGCAGGTGTTATTTTCTTGGGTTCGGTAACCTCACTTTTACCTTCATGGGATGTGAATGGTGTTATGCAACGTCTCTCTACCCCAATGCTTATTCAAATGCTGATGTTAGCAACAGCCTGCTTTATTATATTAAACGGTAAGCTCCCAGCTGATAAATTAGCTGCGGGTTCTGTTTTTAGGGCCGGACTTATTGGTGTTGTAGGTGTATTTGGTGTAGGCTGGATGACCGGCACTTTTTTCGATGCATATAAACCAGAGTTTATTTCTTTATTTTCTGGAATGGTACAAACTGCTCCGCTTTTATTTGGTATCGTGTTATTTTGCTTTTCTGCTGTTATTTTTAGTCCGTCGGTTACGGTTGCATCACTTATGCCGCTAGGGCTTTCGCTGGGAATTCCACCAGAAATACTGATCGCTCTTTATCCGGCAACTTGTGGTGACTTTATTGTTCCAGGTGCCAATCAAATCAGTTGTGTGTCCTTTGACCGAACGGGGACAACAAAAATAGGTAAATTTGTCGTAAATCACAGTTATATGCGACCTGGTTTTGTCATGATCATTACAGGTGTAGCGGCAGGTTATTTTATTGTTAAGATATTATACTGA